The DNA segment aCAAGCTTTCTTCTTCTGTAACCTTCTACTCAAGTCCGTTATTGAAACTGCCCTCCTGCAGATGAAAAGTTAACATTCCCTCCCAAAGGTGCTCAAAAAAGCCTTCTGAATTATGGTCTGTTACTATGTTGAAAGCTGATTTCCCCTCACAGGTTGCAAATATACCCAGAGGACAAAAGAGGTGGGCAAAAACCttatgaatattcatataaaatgagcAATTACACTTCATATTGCAATAATTCAATGACAAGTCATAAAAAGCATTTGTCTTTAATTTGTCTCGTTTTAGgaaataaatggcaaaatatatACACTGTGGAATCTGAACCCCCCCATCACAGAGTATGAATAATGGTCCGGTTACGAAGCTCCTGAATATACTCCTTGGCATGGGTGACTGCCGTCTTCGGTGCCTCACGTGGAGGTGGAGGGCCTTCCACCAACTTCACAAAATAATGGCAATAAACCTTCTCCATGATCCCAAAGCGACCTCTGCCATGGTATCGGATGCGTTTCAGGTACTGGCCTCGCCCTGAGGTTGACTCAGCTAGACAGGGAAGACAAAGAGAGTTACAGGAAATGACTGCATCCCCAAGACTATAGCTCCATCAGGTGAGCAATCTGTCCTTTCTTCAACTGGATTCTTAGACTACCTGAGTTCCCTGGCTGGTGAGAGCAAATCTGTCTCAACACAAGCATCTCTTGAGTACTTATTAAGGAACAGCCTCTATTCTAGGTGTTGGAGAAAGAAGAGTGAACAAGACTAGCAAAGGTCCTATCTCCGTGAAGTGTACAATCcagaggagaaagacagaaaataaacatgatcATTGCAGTCAGTGACAAGTACGAAGAATAAAACAGTGATGTGACAGAGAATGATGGGGTGCCGGGAGCAACCTCAGACTGGAGGGTGTGTCACGAGGCATCTTTGAGGAAGGGACATTTGATCCAAGACCAGAATGAGTCATCCATGCAAATATCTAGGGACATGGTATTCCAGGCTGAGGGAAAAGCAAGTGTAAAGACCAATGGTGCCCGGCTtgttttagaaacagaaaaaagaccaGCCTGCTGAAGCATCCTAAACAAGGGAAAGAGTCGTACAAACAAGGGAAAGAGATCAGACATGAAGGCAAAATTACATAGAGCCCTGAAGGCCGAGCtaaggagtttttattttattctaattgtgATGGGAAGTCACTGGAACCAAATGTTCCCAAATGCTGGTCCTCTGACTACCTCAGACTAGCCTACggaacatattttaaatgcagaTGCTGAGACCCCCATCTCTGGAGATCCTAATTTAGTATATTTGGGGTGGGCCTTGGAAATTACATTCTGAACAAATAAGACCAATCCCTTTCCCCCAGTAATTCTGATTTGGGGCCAGTTTTAGGAACTCCCACATCACGGCTGCTTCCCCATCTCCTGTCCCCAACTCCGCACGTTAAAGTCTGACcttgtaaaatttaagaaaatttttctaACACTAGTTAAGAAGAAATCTGTTACCTGTTTTCACACACAGTAAATCAGAGTGGTAGCTGCCTTCTactattttctgaatttatttagtCCATTACTTCGTGAGTCAATTTAATAAGGCTTTTACAAAGCCAAAACCTATAGAATACGTATCAAATTAATCCACTTCAATACTCACCATTCTTATATTCTTGCTGAGACATAACTTTATAAACACAAGGACTATGTTCAAGTATGCACCTGACAACCCTCTCACTAGAGTCCTCTCATGAAATGGGTTTCAGCAGAAACATCCTAGCTTTGCCAGAGAGAAAGCTAAGGATGAAAGTGATTAAGAAAACCTCTTCAGGTCTCAGTGAGATAAGGAAAGAGGTGCTATCCTTCTATAAACTTCATCCCTGGGCACTAAAGAAATGTGTTTAAGGATTtccaaagagaaagacaaattacaCAAATCACTTTATAATGAAGTAAGACTAGTTCCTCTGGATCCACCTGCCAGGAGGAAACCTACAAATAAGCATGATGACACTAGAAAAAGTTTAGAAATCTTCTAAAAGGTATTTTGCAAACATGACGGCTGCTTCTATCCACACTTGTGACGCGGCTCAACTTGAGCACCAATTTCCAAACACTCTGAGGAAAAGGAACACTACTCCATTGAATACAGTATTTTAACCAGCTAACTGTGCGGTACTACGTAACCTATCCAAACACAATGATCAGCCTTATCAGGGTCTATGTTAACTACCACTTTCCATCTCCGCCAAACACATTAAGAGCAAACATCAGTATCTGCTAAATGTCAGTCACGATTTCATCCTAAAGCCATGAAATACCATCTACCTATCTTGTGGCACATAATGCCATCATTTTTTAGTTcagaacaaaaacattaattcttctGAAACACCAGGATTCTTTAGTACACTACAATGGGAATATGCAATACAGCCACTCTGAGGTCCGAATGAAATCAGGACTTAGAAGTACAGATTCCAAATTGGTTTCTGGTCTCCACTCCTCATAATAATTCTGTATGTTAGGGGTTTCAACTGCGTTTGTATGGAAccatttcaattaaaatgaaacaatatatagAAGCTCACTATCCTGTGGCTCTGTTCCAATTGAAACACAGGTGGAGAGAGATCCAAAACCGtgccattcattcactcaccaaCTATTTGAGTTGCTACTAGGTGCCAGGCTCTATCCTGGACTCCAGGGTTTCAGCAGTGACCCAGACATCGAGGAGCCCTTCTGTCTGCCTTATGCCCCACCCGTGGAGGCCCCAAGGCACAATTTCAAAACCACTGCTTATGGTTAATAGTCTTAAAACACTGCCTTAATAACTAAATCTCCTACCCCCAAACTTCCTGTGGTTCCTTTTCAATACAGTGTTAACCAAATCCCAGAGCCTGCCATCTTCGGCCTTCTGGATCTAGGCCCAGTCTGCCCTTCCAGTTTTATCTACTCAAGATCAACCTGCTGCTTCCTTCAGCTATTCTCACTGGACCACACAATTGCTGCTCATTCCACCCTAGGTGCCTTAGCTCATGTGGTTACTCCACCCTGAAAATCTTCTTTCTTCCCGGATGCTCTTTCAAATACCCAAATAGCTAGCTTCAAAAGCTAAATTTTTCCAGAAGATTACCATGATTCTTCTAATCAATACTGACCTCTTCTTTTCTACTCCTACTATTTACCTACATTACTCTTTTTGGTCCCAAACCATATGCTATCTTGTATAAGTGTTCATGTTTAATCTGTAAAAGTCACTGCCTCATACACGTCTTTTGAATTGCCCCAAAAGTTCACGTTCAACAAGGAAtggaaatgattttgaaatacaACTTCTGCTAATTACTATCACTTTTTCAATACAGGTATCTGGCAAATTTGTTCAAATTCTAAAATAAGTTTCAAAATATTCCAAGTACATACAGTACTAACAGTGTAAACGGTTTATTCTTGCTCAGAAGAACAATTTATGTGTCCTTCCAAAGGACTACAAACAACAAAATTACATGTGCTAAGtgttttaaattgctttaatATGATATACTGCCACCTCTAACTGTGTGGGTAGTATGCACGTGGAAGGTACTCAAATACTTtctgaatcaaagaaaaaaaacattaaaacatctcAAAAAATGGGAACAGCCTAAGGATAATGCCCAACAGGtatcaagaatttaaaatactgtCAGTATTTCCTATTACTAGTATTTAGGTAAATGTGAATCCTGACATTCTAAAATTGGAAACCACTCTTCTCCCCACTTCATCGTTCTTTGCCCAGAAGACTGATTTACAAAGTCAGTCAATCACTTTCCCTAAAGAATCACGTTAGATGCCATGAATCACTAAGCACTGACATTTTATTAGTCCATGTCCACTTGTTAAGACCTGTTCACAGTGCCATTAGTCATCATTATAAGtttgaaaggaaatgaattttcaaaatctgTGGTCATGCAACACCAGGTATTAGCTTTAGAATGATGACAGGCATTTGAAGGAATTACTACATAATGAGAACATACGCTACCAAAAAGCACTTCCCTTATAATGCTAGACTTGCTCATGTCAAGGGACTGAGGGGCCACCGCTAAGCCAAAATCATAGCCAACAAGCGACTAGACTTTCATAACTCGAAAAGACATCTATCCATGGAATGAAATGTTTAGGCCTTTTTCAAGAATACAACGAGAAAAATCAGTGTCCcatattttataggtaagaatCACTAAgatgtttattaaacaaatagctccccaggcctcctcccccTCTGAGGTTTCAGATCCAGTGGGTCTGTGGTGGGGCCTGGcaatctatatttttttaataagaaccTCAGATGATTCTTATCAGGGAAGTTTGGCAAATACAGGGATAAAATGTCTGACATGTCACGGTAAGATTCTTCATCTTCTCGAAGGTActcattcctttttccttcagAAAGGAGGTAGGCAGCAAAATACTTAGCAAATGGGTTTTTATAATCATAAGACAAATCTAAACTTATCAGTCCCATTCAAGAAGAGATTTTTACACAAAAGTGGGTGAAAAAAGGGTACAGGTTGGATAGAGTTTTTTCAGCGGAAATGTGCAGAAGGAGACCAACGAATTAAAGGCCCATTCACGTAGgattggttaagtttatttttgcttaatgGCAACATTGAACTTTGCTCCTTCATTTGGGAAGACAGGATTAAGCTCCTCACCCTTTCTCACTTTACGAAAATTACTGAAAAGGATTTAAAgacaaattctatttcatttgtatCTGAATTCCATTACGTTTTGTCTGCCAGCTAAGAAGGCCATATTCCTATGAAactgaataaaattaattaaattagatTTGATATTCAGTCACAGAGCAGGAAAGGTCACCAAGAGGCTTCTTCATCCATTTCATCTCTTCCAATGATTCTGGACCCTCCCAGCATTATTT comes from the Prionailurus bengalensis isolate Pbe53 chromosome A1, Fcat_Pben_1.1_paternal_pri, whole genome shotgun sequence genome and includes:
- the MRPL22 gene encoding 39S ribosomal protein L22, mitochondrial isoform X3, which gives rise to MWYLAKLIRGMSIDQALAQLEFSDKKGAQIIKEILLEAQEMAVRDHNVEFRSNLYIAESTSGRGQYLKRIRYHGRGRFGIMEKVYCHYFVKLVEGPPPPREAPKTAVTHAKEYIQELRNRTIIHTL